TTTGGGCGTACAAAAGGGCAACTGGTCTTATTTTTAACGTTAAAAACATGTGTGGACGTTGGCAAAGCGGCTCGGATTCTACCCTGCTTTTGAAAGCTTGTCATTCGATAGGGTCTCATTAGGTTGCCATGAGGGCTCCCGTCTTTTTGCAGCAAGTATGAATGTAAAAAAGGGCATGATCTTTTATAGTCGAGTAGTAGTGTTAGTTGAATAAAACCAGATGTATGATGTGGGTTGGTGATCTAATTGCGATTTAACTTCACGGTTTCTTGGTGGCAGACTTGGTTTTTTACCGACTCCGATGACGAAGAATACAGCGAGAAAACTCACAATCATTTGATTAATACTGGGTGCTCGGCTTCCCACAATCGGTAAATATATTTGCAATTCGTCTTGCGTattaattacaatttttaaaattaattctttttcttctttgtacaGGATGGCATTGTGTTGCAAGATGGCCGTTGAGTTTGACACCTTCCTCGAGAGCAACAAACGGTAAAATGTCATTGGTTGACTGTAAATTCtcggttgtttttatttcttgtcgTGTCCGACGGCAAGAGGCTTGTAATTATCACAAGGATAGAGGGTCATCTTAACTGGTTTTTGTTCGTCGTGACTGTTTCATCTCCCTTCCCCCaaaaagaacttgaaaaaagaaagagaaaactctCTGGGGCAGTTTCttatctttatcttttttaccttttgaaaatggctggtttCTCATTAGAAATAATTGGTGCCGCCACAAAGATAATAATACATTAACCTTCTTGGTTATATGATCGCGTGTGTATCAAAACGCACCTTCAAAAATCTTCAACTAAGGAACTTGATTCGTCTCCTGAAATTACTTTAGTCCTACCATCCGGAATGTCTGGTCACGGAGAACACAACATCCATCGTGACTGTCATCTTGGAGAATTGTGCCTTCGGAGCTCAATTTTTCcctctgtttcttttctttatttttctttttatctgaTATGAACTGCGTAGCGTGTTTTCATAttctaagtttttttttccttttattttgtagaTGGTTTTGTCATTTTGACGACGACAACTACGTCAACGTACCCCAATTGGTTCGCATGCTACAAAAGCACGATTGGACAGATGATTGGTACCTCGGCAAACCAAGTATTAAAGCCCCACTGGAAATTTTGGACCGCGAACACATGCCGGTaatgaattctttttattttattattatgctgATCTCTCGCAATGGAAGATTTTAAACAACTTTAAAGTAACTCGTGGTACTGATTGAGAATTTCTTGTAAAGTATTGTTAAAAACGAActttttttcacgaaagtGTAGCTGTAGACGAGAACATGTTTTGCCCTATCCATTCTGCAAAAAGATTAGACGAAAAAAGATAGttatgtattaaaaaaaaaggtaactaTGTCGAGCTTCAAGGCGACAGGTGCACTGTAATTCAGCAGAACCGGCTAGTGGTATTTCGGTTCCCtcatcttctttgtttttttgtgttttttaatgaTGTACCCATTGTTATATTCTCGAGCTCGAgatggtattttttttctcttgtgagCTAAAGCTTCTGTGCGTGACACACTTGTTTGTTGAATGAGGGCCCTCCGGCTCTACACCTGAATGGATTCTTGATTCCCTCGTAGTCTTCTGTTCATTTAGTACGCTGGAATCCCTTGTCCGCCGCTATCTGGAAACTCTCTTTGTTCTCCCCTCCGTTCCTAACGTTAGCCTTCTTGCTTGCCAGCTGTTGTTGCCCTTTCAACCTCTTAAAGCTGTTGGCGGCCTCAGGACACTACCCTTTAGCGATCCGCAGGAGACccacataaatttttttatctcgtGCCTTGGTGCCCTCAGCACGAGTTGATTTCATACGAAATGTGTTCACGATGGGGTATTTAATAAGCAATTGAAGAATATGTTTTAGTCGAAAAATCTATTTAACTTAATGAAACATTAgggatgttttctttttctttttcagcaaaaGATTTCCTTTTGGTTCGCTACAGGAGGAGCTGGATTCTGTTTAAGTCGTTCACTAGgcttgaaaatgaaaccgCTTGCCAGGTATATAGAGCTAGTTTTCGATTGCGTTAATCATTACAAAACGATAAGTATAATACATGATGTTTATTTACAATTTACAGTGGAGGGAAGTTCATCAGTATTGGGGATAAAATTCGGCTGCCGGATGATGTGACTATGGTAAATCCGATTACTTCACATTTGTCGTCTAGATGTCTCGTAATATTTTTGTGAGTTTAGGGCTACATTGTTGAGCATCTTCTCAGCAAACAACTTACGGTGGTAGAAGAATTCCATTCACATTTGGAACCAATGAAATTTCTTAAACAATCGCAACTTGCAGAACAAgtaagtttgttttctttgcaaaCTTATTGTATGGGCACGTCGTTTTttaaaccgtttttttttacaacaaaatatttagatCACCTTCAGTTACTCGCATTACGGGCCCGAAATGAATGTACTTAGTTTGAATGGTTTCAACAATCAAATCGACCCGTATAGGTTTTTATCCTTGCACTGTCATTTGTATCCAAACTTCAGCTTCTGCCCTCGGTAGGCTTAAGAAATTTTTCTACATAATTTAAGCTGTGATATCGTTTTTGAGTTGCAAAACATTggtttgtattttaaaatttgtgcATACATTTTTTATGGTGTCTTGTGTTTACGCTGTACAGTTAGCGGTCCGTTTAAGTAGCTAGTTTTGGAATCAAGCATATAGAAcggcttctttttctgttaaTTGATCTTGACGAAAGTACGTGAATACATGTATTTCTGCTTTACCATTCACGGCTTTGTCATCTATACCATCTATATTTTGCGTGCGCATCATTTCTAAAACACTCGTGGTAATCAACTTAATGAAAAACACTTGTAAAGGGTTGGACGAACTTTGAATTTGGCCGTTTTCGCCATCTGCTAAGAGTATCGCCATCTTGTAGTCGACAAAAAAACGATAACGAGAATCCACCTGTCAGCAGCGGCAAGAGGCGTGGTACCCGGATTAGATGTGCTACATACTAGAACCAACGAAgtgttaaaaatacattaacaaaaataatgaTTGGTTGTACATTGTTCTTGTTAGAAGAAtcttaacttttttctttaagtagAATCAGCAAACGACAAAATCTTGCACGTCTTGTTCGTGTTAAAGCTATTAACTGTGGAGAGGTCTCCCGCGGAGCTCCCCCCGAAGCACGGCACCCAAATAAGCCTATGAAATTCTAGTCTCAACAAATAGTAAAGATACAGTCACCTGCATAAACATCATGGCAACTCGGGCGAGACCAAGGAAAGATTCAGATGCTGACAGTGTTGGTAGTGCAGCAAGTGAACCTGTGATAACTAGGAGTCGCTCGACTACCCCATTCACTTTGAGATCACAATGTACACGCCATGGGAGTGAATGCCCAGAAGGTCATGGTATGAACTTTAGAAATCGCCTAAAATTTTCTCCCAGAAGCAACAGCAAAAAATCACCAAGGAAAAATGTTATTGGAACCCATGGAAGTATAATAAAAAATCTTGCCCGTAATCTTGAAGCACAGCATCCGTTGGGCCATCCAGATTATCCTGTTTCATCGAAAACTTCATCTAGAGAAAAACTTAGGAATCATACCAGTGATTACTCAAgcgcagaagaagaagaagccagGAGAAAAGATGACCTTTGTACTACCTCTTCCACCTTTGCCTCCACTCCTCCACCTATAAATTTGAAGACTACCCCACTTAAGAGGTAAAATCCAGAATCTATGCTTTCCATTTTGAGGTGTGTTCTATCTAGTtagattattttctttaattaatcTTAGTAGAAACTATTTCGCATATCCACAACTATGAAATGATTTGCTTCTACACTAGGTTATTAGATAATATAAGATAAGATATAAGATTATATAAGATGTTTCTAAGCAGCGGCAATCCAGCAAATATTTCTGACGTActcaacaaaaataaaaaaatctagtCAAATTGCCCCTATGTTGGCACCGTCACTTCAGTACTGGTGCGGCGCCTCACTTGACGTGTATCTCATATTTTAAAACCCTTAGTCGCCTCAGTTTTATCCCGCGAATCGTGCAACAGTGAACTGAGTGTTCTACCATGCTTAGCCCAGGGTAATGATATTGTATGCGAACGATTAAGTAACAAAGTTAGTTACATTACAATTCGACACAAGTACAGagtctttatttcttttagtttccTAATTCTAATTCATTTATGAACTAACAATCTTGGCACAACAACGTGTATTCATAGATATGTTTATCCTTTTGATATTTGTGCGTTTTTTCTCTGGCATACATTTCTTTATAAGCTTGAATGTTTAAGGTTGCTACCACTAACGAACAATCCACCTGCATTcggttttttttagaaagccACATTGTGCGCAAAAACCAGCTTAACGAACATTTAGTACAGtacttctttttatgtttgctCATTCAAAGTTTCGTCTGCTAATTTTCAAACTTCGTATTTCTTCGAATTCAGTCATTGTATTGAAGAAACGCACAATTTCCTTCGAATTATTTTacactttaaaattttttggaaCCCTATAGTTTGATAAGATTTGCGTAGATCCTAGGGTCATTTTGTAGCTAAAGGTAACGTGAAATAGACATCTTATGGGTTTATAGCGCTAGAAATCAATCTAAACTCGTTCAATGattcatttatttgtttaaattacCACAGGTCTGCTGAAAAGACAGATTACACATATGCTAAAAGTTACAGCTATAGGACTAAAGTAACTCCAGAACGAGTAATCTGTATGCCAAACATGACACGGCGTTCAATTGAAAGATGCCATGGTGTTGGTTTCTCTTCACCAGAGTTAAGATTTGGCTCAGTTGGGAAGTCTGCAGGTATAGGAAATGTGAATATTGTTGCACTTCAAAaatgctttatttttttttttgccttattttttttccaaacagaTATAAACACCAACTACGCAAATGGTCATGAATCTGACCTTGAATTAGATGACAAAGAACCATACCAGCTGAAGACTCCTCCCAGAACTTATAGCTCAGCAGCCTACTGCttttcaagtaaaaattttaatcattgttcaagcaataaaaacagttaacaaacatacatttttttttcaaggtgtTGCCTATTCTAAAATGAGAGGAATGATGTTCAGCCTTGCATGGTGGATTTATCTCATCACCTGCTACTCTTTATTGCTTGATACTTGTGTTCTTCAAAGTCGAGGAATAACCAAATTACGAGATTTTTGCAGGCAACGAATCAAGATAAATCGAAATCTGCTGAtgcttttcctctttttgccGCTCTGCTTCTTTGCAGGTTGggtcattcttttatttttatgtttttaattgttttatctTCAGTCGATTATACTTCCATTTATTAACTAATGCCGATGCCAATTTTTACCATTTAATCAGGTGGATTGTTGTATTCTGCTTTGCATGTCTTCAATTTCCGCACAGAAGATAAGCCTCCTAATACTAAAGTTAATCCATTACCATCGCAAGAATCGTTTCCTCCCTCATCCACATATTCCAACCTTTTGTTGGATTCACCGTCATCTTCAAACCTTTTTCCGCCATCGTCTTTAAACCCCTCATCAGATTCGTCTGCAACTTCAAACCACTTTTCATCATCCCTCAATCCTTTAGTAGATATATCTTCCCCGTCTGTCAGTTCTATAGTAGAATTACCACCATCGACCACAAGTCCCATTACGGCTCCACTTCATCTAGTTGATGATCCAGTATTACAAAACATAAAGAATGAATGGAAGTTAACCAAGGATGCCCTGCTAACTCTAAAGCAAAAGATCAATAACTATGATGGAAAGATGTCAGACGTGGTGACGCAAGTTGGTTTATTTCAGGTAATTTTGATTTAGCTTCTTTTCATTAACcgtatttgatgttttttttttatctgaatgaaaacacaaaacaaaacagaagcAGTTGGTTTCTCTTTCCGCGACTCAGGTTAGAGATCACGCAGCTTCTTCTGAAATCCTCGAGGGCCTTGTTGACGCTAAATTGACTAATTTGATAACATCCTTATCTGAAAAAAATCGACTAGATGTGGACAAGATTGCCGCTACTGTTTCTCTGTTAAATAAAGCACTAGAAGAggtaaaagaattgaaagaatGGAAACGCGCCgcggaagaaaaacatggtattttatgttatttttctagtttttttttttgtatcttttgCTAAATTATTGGCTGTTTTTCTGGTCCAATTAGAAAAATGGGATAGTGATCTTTCAGAGCTGCAGCATCGTATGAATGGAATAGGGTCGCTTTCATCGCAAATGGGAATCGGTGTTGAGGAAGCTATAAAACGATGGGAACTTAATTCGAAGCCTGCCTTGATCCAAAAGATTAAAGAAGAACTATTAAACGAAATTGGTCTCCaaataaaacttttaaatGATGATTCTGGACAAGGACTTGGCAAAGACGAAGTTGAGCAGTTGATCCATTCTGCGCTGGGTGTTTACGATTCCGATAAAACTGGGTTAGCAGATTACGCTCTTGAACCAGCTGGTAAGTCTATGCAGAAAAGCGATAAGACTGTTTACTTGCATCAACTATAAATTTAACGTAATCTTGccatctaaaattttttattttgaataggGGGTGTGGTACTCAGTACACGTTGCACTGAAACATACAACTCTCACCGACCCCGTCTTTCGATTTGGGGATTTTCATTATGGAGTGAACCTAATAATCCAAGAGTAGTGATTCAACCGGGAATTGTCCCAGGTCAATGCTGGTCCTTCCGTGGTTTTGACGGGTATCTAGTGATCCAGCTTTCCAGGAAAATTATTCCTACGGCTTTCACGCTAGAACACATACCAAGAAGTTTGGCGCCAGATGGCCAAATTGATTCAGCGCCACGAAACTTCACCGTTTATGTAATGAATAGTTACTAATCCataacaaatttcttttccaatccTCATTTTTCATATATTCTTTCAGGGCCTTACAAAGGAAGTGGACATAGCCGGCGTGGAACTTGGTCATTACACTTACGACAATTTGGGTACGCCGCTGCAAAGCTTCCAAGTGCAGGTACATGTTCCGTATGCCATACTTGTTGCAGGAGGAAAACTAATCCTTTTTTACTTGTAGGCGCGCAGTTCCGAAGCTTTCTCCATTGTTGAACTACGGATTCATTCGAATTATGGGAATTTGAATTATACGTGCCTTTATAGGTTTCGTGTTCATGGCCAAGTAGCCTAGCTCGATTCAGCTCAACTGATACGGGACATCTCATCTCTGCTATACTATTTCAAACTTATGAAAAAATTGTATAAATATTTCCGTTTCATGTTCTGTTGCTATCGATAAGTAGAAGTTCCGGTTGTAAGGCAAAATGCGTTTCGGAACACTAGTCTTTCAATAATATTAATTACAGGGATAGAGATGGTACcgaaaaaatgtgttttgaaTGGTTTAAGAAATTAACGAGCCCCACGTATGTTGGTTTTGCCTGTGCTAACATAGCTTCTCAACGTCTTGTAGTAATGTGTATTTAACGTTCTGATAGGAAATTTCAATGTACTAAtctacaataaaaaaattaacatatTAATTGGAAATTTATTTCATGCCACATCCTCAGATTCAAGCGGTCACCACATATTGCTTAGCGagcaaatcaaaatatttttctttggcctGGAATTCTACGGCGAATGGATGTTCAGGCGCAGTATCAATCAGTTGGCTTAGATAGCGGTTGCAGACTTCAGGGGTCTTGCCAGAAAGTTGGCTAAGTACAACAAGATTCACTAGTGTATCTGTGTTATTGGAATCCTTCTCAAGGGCATCCTGAAGTGCAGATTCTGCTTCTTCATATTTGCTTTGTCCAATAAAGCAAGCAGCCTGTCCATTCAACAATAATGCAGTAGGTGTATTTTTGTCTGCAAGCTCTTGAAATGTATAATAGGCTTCTTGCAGTTTTTCTCCTCCCTATTCAAAGAAGCAAATAATGAATTAGCATGTTGGTGAAAAAGCAAAGCCAGCAATGTTTTTGTACCACAAGAAGGTTGACCCAAGCAGAAGCAAGCTGTGTTAAAATTGCATCATCATCAATCTCTTGCATTgttttcagttcttttttggCTAGGTCTACACGATCCATTTTTAACTGTGTTTGAAGCATAAGTGCACGACTGTAAGAAAGTAAAGAATTTCACACACTTAAACAATGACATACAAAATAGCTTTGATACCATTCTAAATTATCTGACTGATGCAGGACTTTAAGAGCAGTTTCATAGCTACCCTCATTGTAGTATATAGTTGCTGCAACAAGGAGAAAGACATGGTTATTAACATCTATATTCCCAGATACTTGTTGATCAAGTTTGAGAACTATTGattccctgaaaaaaaaaatgttatattaACTACAAGTTTAGATTTTGGTCCAATAGAGATTTGTAGTTTACCTCTTACTAGACTGAGATAAATACTCTGCAAGTTGTTTTAATGGTTGAAGCTCTGGTGGTGAAGCCCCATGAATTTCATTAAGGACAACTCCATATTTCTTCAGAGCAATATAAGCTCGATAAACAAAGATATCACGTTCAAGCTTCTGAAGGGTATTGTTCAGCTAAAAcaagatatatatatacaattaGGTGAAGACTAACCCTAACTAAAACGTATTTACATGTTGCTTTTACCTTCAACTTCTGAGCTTCATTGATGGCCGATTGGTAGTTCCCAATATAAAATTGAGTTTTAACGTCAAACAATTCATCAGTCTCTCCTTGTTGTTCCGGCATTCTGCTGGATGAAAATTTAagttcgggaaaaaaaaaaagaactgatgtACAAAATTCTATAAACCTAACGTTGCGGTGTTCCTTTTGACGTGTCAGAATTCCAAACACCGTTGTCAAAATCCGTTCCAGGGTAAAATGCGGACGCGGAGTGTGGACCGGGAAAACTGCGGACATTTTAGTTGCAGATTCTTGCTTCCGCTGGACacttttgtttgaaaacaagCATATGGCAATCCCTTCCCGCCTTCCGATTCCGAAAaaactgttatttttttcactaaatcaatcgttttttaaatacatcgaatatttgaaaaagctagcgcgccagtacgctacatcGCAAAAAAGTGTCACTAAcagcactttgttttcttttattttcaaaacgacTAGGTTAAAGAGAAAACTaatagctgaatcgaaatcagcgttcaattttcattaaacTTTATgagtttcatcgaattccaagagatttggtttttggccgatttggACACAAGTGGGAAGGGtatctcactttttcatttttggcgaaattttaaatttggcttaaaatacatgacttcgattcagaattgaatgcttgtcatggaaataaaatttttttcaatgggctttaaagttttttaattaaacgtaaaaaacgaaaaaatgagaaaagtcggcttatttagtcgggcttaaaaattttctctgcaaaaactgaaactcatcagaatttgttgatatcacaggatatactcaaaatttaatactggttccgggaaaattgctatttcttttattatgttaatcgttttttaaatacaccgaatatttgatgcaATGCTAGTGCGCCAGTGCGCTACAGCGCTAGAGCGATGCAACAGAAATATTCCGTGAGTATATGCAgaaaattaactagaaatatgaccgttagatggcaatagcagtaaaacagaatcTTATTTACTTTTTGAGTGGGAGGGGGGTAGAACGGATTGCCAAATTTGAGTTTTGAATTGACACTcgtatatggcaatccgtatggcaatccgttttacataaaaaaaaaaaaaaaaaaaaaacaaaaaaaaaaaaaaaaaatcacacttttttctcttttttctacccgtagccatctaccagtcggtttcgttattacaggcatgtaagcaatttgagttaattgtatcccattagcagttaattgagtagcgtggctggagaaaaacgcgtggctggaggaacaattgaaaaatggataagataatacaacaaaaggatggtaagtataaacattattatattggttttcaattattaattattgtttattagatcaaattatgaagctgcaggcccaattattggaacaacacaaaatattagataacagcaatgctaaggatggtaaggcctaatacataatgattctatttatttgcttttattcatttgtgttttgtagctcaaattttgagtctacaagctcaggtaggggaaaagaacaaattggaacggaacagtttccaaacagtgaaggaggtttttccaaactcatccctaactgaacatgaggattaaattggcattaggtgaacacagtcaggtacctaaacttttcaaataagaattcaaaataagtatagaattttaacaaacaattatttattgtttagttattcagtctaccacctgacagtgtgttaaagttaaattctgttagtgctgcactaaaagaattgttagtaataagtccatgcagcgaaggaagtgaacaattgtgggaccgtattcgggctgaaaatgggtgtggtatggaaacccagaaatagcacgagttcaacataaaacatgaattaggtacttttcggttttttgtctatcaaaagagtatttttaatgctattattttgcattcacagaattttagtgggggatcaagtaaagtctggaagtgttacaggatggaagagtgagcctacagttgaaaaacactgaaagtgcattaccattaaggtatgaggtaaagtaatagagtatgcaaattgtctaatgagaagtaccatcttgtgtgaatgaatcctgtgtaacaacaatcctttatagttctctcatagctagaagcctcaaataattctgcttctcttgctaaagaacaacttgtcctttacgttcagagtgttggtgaagctgggtacttaaatggccctaaagatgtttcatttcgttggcattgcagcgatgaacatcatacatggactttttaggtatgaaaggaattttcttgaaaattttttgaatttctgacaaagcatttcttctgctttttgccaaccatgtctaatctaaaaaaaaaaaatttatccaataggaaaggattttcagcatactgggaacacaactatcaacaatgcaacattctaggggtgctattttatcattcaagagccttatacaatgattttcatctgcaatttgtatggcctttcccaagcttctgccagaagttgaatctataagtcatgtaagtcacatgagcaacaattgagatgcttaatggtgttgtttttcttttctcagcataggttaatagtaacattggatctgaaaagattcttggttggggcaagacactgaataaattgtattgattcgatggatgacatgacatttctatacttaattcggattccccagacggtatttgatatttaaaaaattgaagtgcatatctgggctcccttcctttccgtagccccgtttccccttgactcgtaataagcccgtagggggtcatgcccctactgtacggtatatataaaaacaacatataccgaggtttggagggctctggccggaaaggggacgtgggggtccgcgtagtccgatgatgtgttcacggagggcgacgtggctacccacaaatccgaactaaaggttaatcgctcctgtaaaaatgttccaaatcttcagctcttcttccggcttctcttagccaatcaccgggtaatctccccggtgggtcaacaaggcagtgtctccccctgcctgggttgacggcaacttttgaaagggctattgtgcctttttaaagttgcaaaaataattgtaatgtgcagagaattgtcaataaaaatttttttataaaatattttatccaaaatttgtttcttacattgtctgtgttagccgtgttcacacattacatttatcaactttttttttttcttcgcattatttgtttttgtcacctttgatggtaagcatagtttccattggtttatcattTATATGTTagtattctattattatccaaggatcgaaccctggatgttcggcataccgcgccgatgctctaccaatgagccatgaatcatatgatgtcaagttggcttttttcttgtgggacttgcatttacacttagaataaaaaggaaatgcaattctgcaatatactcttctacatttattctacttcatttttacacatctactgaggtttgatcccagggtaacaggtatcgcaaatgaaggctctaccacagagctatgaaccttatgaaagaaatagaaagataaacatatagttgtgaaagactgcataaacatcctagacgataacatataatatgcgataataaaatatttagatatatctcgtggctcaatgttagagcatcggcgttgcacactgaatgtctggggatcggttcccatacgggTAAAACAAactacaaaattacttcaaaaaatatccagatattacatgttgttccttgaatctaagtggaaaaattcaaagagtgtaaaaaataataattgaatacttacagataaacgataaaccaatggaaacaatgcttaccatcaaaggtgccaaaaacaaataatgcgaagaaaaaaaaaaaagttgataaatgtaatgtgtgaacacggctaacacagacaatgtaagaaacaaattttggataaaatattttataaaaaaaattttattgacaattctctgcacattacaattatttttgcaactttaaaaaggcacaatagccctttcaaaagttgccgtcaacccaggcagggggagacactgccttgttgacccaccggggagattacccggtgattggctaagagaagccggaagaagagctgaagatttggaacatttttacaggagcgattaacctttagttcggatttgtgggtagccacgtcgccctccgtgaacacatcatcggactacgcggacccccacgtcccctttccggccagagccctccaaacctcggtatatgttgtttttatatataccgtacagtaggggcatgaccccctacgggcttattacgagtcaaggggaaacggggctacggaaaggaagggagcccagatatgcacttcaattttttaaatatcaaataccgtctggggaatccgaattaagtatagaaatgtcatgtcatccatcgaatcaatacaatttattcagtgtcttgccccaaccaagaatcttttcagatccaatgttactattaacctatgctgagaaaagaaaaacaacaccattaagcatctcaattgttgctcatgtgacttacatgacttatagattcaacttctggcagaagcttgggaaaggccatacaaattgcagatgaaaatcattgtataaggctcttgaatgataaaatagcacccctagaacgttgcattgttgatagt
The window above is part of the Daphnia carinata strain CSIRO-1 chromosome 7, CSIRO_AGI_Dcar_HiC_V3, whole genome shotgun sequence genome. Proteins encoded here:
- the LOC130688573 gene encoding coatomer subunit epsilon-like codes for the protein MPEQQGETDELFDVKTQFYIGNYQSAINEAQKLKLNNTLQKLERDIFVYRAYIALKKYGVVLNEIHGASPPELQPLKQLAEYLSQSSKRESIVLKLDQQVSGNIDVNNHVFLLVAATIYYNEGSYETALKVLHQSDNLECRALMLQTQLKMDRVDLAKKELKTMQEIDDDAILTQLASAWVNLLVGGEKLQEAYYTFQELADKNTPTALLLNGQAACFIGQSKYEEAESALQDALEKDSNNTDTLVNLVVLSQLSGKTPEVCNRYLSQLIDTAPEHPFAVEFQAKEKYFDLLAKQYVVTA